A single Chiloscyllium plagiosum isolate BGI_BamShark_2017 unplaced genomic scaffold, ASM401019v2 scaf_82342, whole genome shotgun sequence DNA region contains:
- the LOC122544884 gene encoding vegetative cell wall protein gp1-like produces the protein SDTAPSPSDTAPSPSDTAPSPSNTSSSPPCNTVPSPSDTAPSGPSNTVPSPSDIVPPPSDSALSPNNTAPSPSDTAPSPPSDTVPSPSNTVPSPSNTGSSPPSDTAPSSSDTVPSPSGTAPSPPSDTAPSFSSTVPSPSDTVPSPPSNTAPSPSDTAPSTPSDTAPSPPSDTAPSPSNTAPSPSNPASSPPSDRAPSPSDTAPSPSSDTASSPSDTAPSPSDTVPSTSNATSAPPSESAPSPSDTAPSGPSNTVPSPSDTVPPPSDSAPSPNNTAPSPSDTAPSPPSDTVPSPSNTVPSPSNTASSPPSDTAPSPSNTVPSPSDTVFPPSDTAPSPYSDTVPSPSGTAPSPPSDT, from the coding sequence TCTGACACAGCACCCTCCCCCTCCGACACAGCACCCTCACCCTCCGACACAGCACCCTCGCcctccaacacatcatcctcaccACCCTGCAACACTGTACCCTCACCCTCCGACACAGCACCCTCCGGACCCTCCAATACAGTACCCTCACCCTCTGACATAGTACCCCCACCCTCCGACTCAGCACTCTCACCCAACAACACAGCACCCTCACCCTCCGACACAGCACCCTCACCACCCTCCGACACAGTACCCTCACCCTCCAACACAGTACCCTCACCCTCCAACACAGGATCCTCACCACCGTCCGACACAGCTCCCTCATCCTCTGACACAGTACCCTCACCCTCTGGCACAGCACCCTCACCACCCTCCGACACAGCACCCTCATTCTCCAGCACAGTACCGTCACCCTCCGACACAGTACCCTCACCACCCTCCAACACAGCACCCTCACCCTCTGACACAGCACCCTCAACACCCTCCGACACAgcaccctcaccaccctctgacacagcaccctcaccctccaacacagcaccctcaccttccaacccagcATCCTCACCACCCTCCGACAGAGCACCCTCACCCTCCGACAcagcaccctcaccctcctctgaCACAGCTTCCTCACCCTCTGACACAGCACCCTCACCCTCCGACACAGtaccctcaacctccaacgcaaCATCCGCGCCACCCTCCGAATCAGCACCCTCACCCTCCGACACAGCACCCTCCGGACCCTCCAATACAGTACCCTCACCCTCTGACACAGTACCCCCACCCTCCGACTCAGCACCCTCACCCAACAACACAGCACCCTCACCCTCCGACACAGCACCCTCACCACCCTCCGACACAGTACCCTCACCCTCCAACACAGTACCCTCACCCTCCAACACAGCATCCTCACCACCCTCCGACACAGCACCCTCACCCTCCAACACAGTACCCTCACCCTCCGATACAGTATTCCCACCCTCCGACACAGCACCCTCACCATATTCAGACACAGTACCCTCACCCTC